In Stigmatella erecta, one DNA window encodes the following:
- a CDS encoding DUF2381 family protein, whose amino-acid sequence MLLWGTAARAEPAPGERIERTRTVTVARGPDEPFPEVHVAGDTPTVLLFSAPIQKKSLTFDESRIRVLDTGALTIVLQAVTDLKEGERHEIGVFFADGRAPSRAAFVLVTDPTEVDARIDVQRPEPPAVPCPTEAQPRVPLPEDFVLLGYVGDRGVSVVRIKDVEEVAQGLTSSHGELYFSNGWALVSVQLKNHAQQPRWTPRAATFSRSIGPPLQARLVVEGGGVIEPGKFGRVLAVVDMPSLDADTSFTLELRGEDDRSLKIPNVRFPKAVMEGIQ is encoded by the coding sequence ATGCTCCTTTGGGGGACTGCGGCACGAGCCGAGCCCGCGCCTGGGGAGCGCATCGAGCGCACGCGGACTGTCACCGTCGCGAGAGGCCCCGACGAGCCGTTCCCCGAGGTTCACGTCGCGGGAGATACACCCACGGTGCTTCTGTTCTCCGCGCCGATCCAGAAGAAGAGCCTCACCTTCGATGAGTCCCGGATCCGCGTGCTGGACACGGGAGCACTCACGATCGTCCTTCAAGCCGTCACGGACCTCAAGGAAGGCGAGCGCCACGAGATTGGGGTGTTCTTCGCCGATGGGAGGGCGCCGTCACGGGCCGCCTTCGTGCTGGTGACAGACCCCACTGAGGTGGACGCCCGGATCGACGTACAGCGTCCTGAACCGCCCGCCGTGCCTTGCCCGACCGAAGCTCAGCCCCGAGTGCCGCTCCCGGAGGATTTCGTGTTGCTTGGGTACGTGGGAGACAGGGGCGTATCGGTCGTGCGCATCAAGGATGTTGAAGAGGTGGCGCAGGGCCTTACATCAAGCCACGGCGAACTGTACTTCAGCAACGGTTGGGCGTTGGTTTCGGTGCAACTCAAGAATCACGCCCAGCAACCCAGGTGGACACCGCGAGCGGCAACGTTTTCAAGGTCCATCGGTCCCCCGCTGCAAGCGCGCTTGGTGGTGGAAGGCGGCGGTGTAATCGAGCCGGGAAAATTTGGGCGAGTCCTTGCCGTGGTGGACATGCCGAGCTTGGACGCGGACACATCTTTCACGCTGGAGTTGCGCGGCGAAGATGACCGAAGCCTCAAGATTCCAAATGTGCGCTTTCCGAAGGCTGTGATGGAGGGGATACAATGA